A single genomic interval of Alligator mississippiensis isolate rAllMis1 chromosome 15, rAllMis1, whole genome shotgun sequence harbors:
- the KANSL2 gene encoding KAT8 regulatory NSL complex subunit 2 isoform X2, translated as MNRIRIHVLPPGRGRLSPARGPEPAACASAARACSRPRLDGRDFCLRHILEDRAAPFRACSYVSAATGRRCPAAAPKPDRKDGVSFCAEHARRNALALQAQMKKASTGPVSETLLCQLSSYAKTELGPQAAESSRSEASRILDEDSWSDGEQDPVTVDQTWRGDPDSEADSIDSDQEDPLKHAGVYTAEEVALIMREKLIRLQSLYIDQFKRLQHLLKEKKRRYLHSRKVEHEAIGSSLLTGPEGLMAKERENLKRLKCLRRYRQRYGVEALLHRQLKERRMLATDGAAQQAHTTRSSQRCLAFVDDIRCSNQSLPMTRHCLTHICQDTSQTLFKPCQGSEEVPCNKPVAVSLSEDPCCPLHLRLLPQMYVPEQVLSVPEELEAAPTDLYLSAAELQPTESLPLEFSDDLDVVGDGMQCPPSPLLFDPSGALEDRAVKGVVEAPLDALAHEKSLQPGRPAQLTQTDRGSSSGQVSSPAVESPAEPPSQAQLQAAGGRPGPEEDRKPEDAAPSRPRGMPAASNGNPDPTSIS; from the exons ATGAACCGGATCCGGATCCACGTGCTGCCGCCGGGCCGCGGCCGCCTGTCCCCCGCGCGGGGCCCCGAGCCCGCCGCCTGCGCCTCGGCCGCCCGGGCCTGCTCGCGCCCGCGCCTCGACGGCCGCGACTTCTGCCTGCGCCACATCCTGGAGGACCGCGCTGCGCCCTTCCGCGCCTGCAGCTACGTGTCGGCCGCCACCGGCCGCCGCTGCCCCGCCGCCGCCCCCAAGCCCGACCGCAAGGATGG CGTGTCATTCTGTGCCGAGCACGCCCGGAGGAATGCCCTGGCGCTTCAAGCTCAGATGAAGAAGGCCAGCACCGGGCCGGTCAGCGAGACTCTTCTTTGCCAGCTGAGCTCTTATGCCAAGACGGAGCTGGGCCCCCAAGCGGCGGAGAGTAGCCGCAGTGAAGCCAGTCGAATCCTGG ATGAGGACAGCTGGAGTGATGGCGAACAAGATCCTGTCACTGTGGACCAGACATGGCGAGGTGACCCTGATAGCGAAGCTGACAGCATCGACAGTGATCAAGAGGACCCTCTGAA GCATGCTGGGGTGTACACAGCAGAAGAAGTGGCCTTGATAATGCGGGAGAAGCTGATCCGCCTGCAGTCCCTGTACATTGACCAGTTCAAGAGACTCCAGCATCTTCTGAAAGAGAAGAAACGTCGCTACTTGCACAGTCGCAAAGTGGAGCATGAAGCCATAG GTAGCAGCCTCCTGACAGGCCCAGAGGGTTTGATGGCCAAGGAACGTGAGAACCTGAAGCGACTGAAATGTCTCCGCCGCTACCGCCAGCGCTACGGTGTGGAGGCCCTGCTTCACCGCCAGCTGAAGGAGCGCCGGATGTTGGCAACCGACGGGGCTGCCCAGCAG GCACACACCACCCGCTCCAGCCAGAGGTGTTTGGCCTTTGTGGACGACATTCGATGCTCCAACCAGTCTCTCCCCATGACCCGGCACTGCCTTACTC ACATTTGCCAGGACACCAGTCAGACTCTGTTTAAGCCATGCCAAGGGTCAGAGGAAGTGCCCTGTAACAAACCAGTCGCTGTGAGCCTCTCCGAAGATCCTTGCTGCCCGCTCCATCTCCGACTGCTGCCTCAGATGTATGTCCCCGAGCAGGTGCTGTCTGTCCCcgaggagctggaagctgccccCACAGATCTGTACTTGAgtgctgctgagctccagcccACGGAGAGCTTACCCCTGGAGTTCAGTGAC GATCTGGATGTGGTGGGTGATGGCATGCAGTGTCCCCCGTCCCCTCTGCTCTTTGACCCCTCTGGAGCCCTTGAAGATCGTGCTGTCAAAGGTGTGGTCGAGGCCCCGCTAGATGCGCTGGCCCATGAAAAGTCGCTGcagccaggccgcccggcccagCTGACACAAACAGACAGAGGAAGCTCTTCTGGCCAAGTCTCCTCACCAGCTGTGGAGTCTCCTGCAGAACCACCATCGCAG GCTCAGCTGCAGGCAGCGGGGGGCAGGCCTGGCCCTGAGGAAGACAGGAAGCCGGAAGATGCTGCCCCTTCTCGGCCACGTGGAATGCCGGCAGCCTCCAATGGGAACCCAGACCCTACGTCCATCAGCTGA
- the KANSL2 gene encoding KAT8 regulatory NSL complex subunit 2 isoform X1 gives MNRIRIHVLPPGRGRLSPARGPEPAACASAARACSRPRLDGRDFCLRHILEDRAAPFRACSYVSAATGRRCPAAAPKPDRKDGVSFCAEHARRNALALQAQMKKASTGPVSETLLCQLSSYAKTELGPQAAESSRSEASRILDEDSWSDGEQDPVTVDQTWRGDPDSEADSIDSDQEDPLKHAGVYTAEEVALIMREKLIRLQSLYIDQFKRLQHLLKEKKRRYLHSRKVEHEAIGNSLLTGPEGLMAKERENLKRLKCLRRYRQRYGVEALLHRQLKERRMLATDGAAQQAHTTRSSQRCLAFVDDIRCSNQSLPMTRHCLTHICQDTSQTLFKPCQGSEEVPCNKPVAVSLSEDPCCPLHLRLLPQMYVPEQVLSVPEELEAAPTDLYLSAAELQPTESLPLEFSDDLDVVGDGMQCPPSPLLFDPSGALEDRAVKGVVEAPLDALAHEKSLQPGRPAQLTQTDRGSSSGQVSSPAVESPAEPPSQAQLQAAGGRPGPEEDRKPEDAAPSRPRGMPAASNGNPDPTSIS, from the exons ATGAACCGGATCCGGATCCACGTGCTGCCGCCGGGCCGCGGCCGCCTGTCCCCCGCGCGGGGCCCCGAGCCCGCCGCCTGCGCCTCGGCCGCCCGGGCCTGCTCGCGCCCGCGCCTCGACGGCCGCGACTTCTGCCTGCGCCACATCCTGGAGGACCGCGCTGCGCCCTTCCGCGCCTGCAGCTACGTGTCGGCCGCCACCGGCCGCCGCTGCCCCGCCGCCGCCCCCAAGCCCGACCGCAAGGATGG CGTGTCATTCTGTGCCGAGCACGCCCGGAGGAATGCCCTGGCGCTTCAAGCTCAGATGAAGAAGGCCAGCACCGGGCCGGTCAGCGAGACTCTTCTTTGCCAGCTGAGCTCTTATGCCAAGACGGAGCTGGGCCCCCAAGCGGCGGAGAGTAGCCGCAGTGAAGCCAGTCGAATCCTGG ATGAGGACAGCTGGAGTGATGGCGAACAAGATCCTGTCACTGTGGACCAGACATGGCGAGGTGACCCTGATAGCGAAGCTGACAGCATCGACAGTGATCAAGAGGACCCTCTGAA GCATGCTGGGGTGTACACAGCAGAAGAAGTGGCCTTGATAATGCGGGAGAAGCTGATCCGCCTGCAGTCCCTGTACATTGACCAGTTCAAGAGACTCCAGCATCTTCTGAAAGAGAAGAAACGTCGCTACTTGCACAGTCGCAAAGTGGAGCATGAAGCCATAGGCAA CAGCCTCCTGACAGGCCCAGAGGGTTTGATGGCCAAGGAACGTGAGAACCTGAAGCGACTGAAATGTCTCCGCCGCTACCGCCAGCGCTACGGTGTGGAGGCCCTGCTTCACCGCCAGCTGAAGGAGCGCCGGATGTTGGCAACCGACGGGGCTGCCCAGCAG GCACACACCACCCGCTCCAGCCAGAGGTGTTTGGCCTTTGTGGACGACATTCGATGCTCCAACCAGTCTCTCCCCATGACCCGGCACTGCCTTACTC ACATTTGCCAGGACACCAGTCAGACTCTGTTTAAGCCATGCCAAGGGTCAGAGGAAGTGCCCTGTAACAAACCAGTCGCTGTGAGCCTCTCCGAAGATCCTTGCTGCCCGCTCCATCTCCGACTGCTGCCTCAGATGTATGTCCCCGAGCAGGTGCTGTCTGTCCCcgaggagctggaagctgccccCACAGATCTGTACTTGAgtgctgctgagctccagcccACGGAGAGCTTACCCCTGGAGTTCAGTGAC GATCTGGATGTGGTGGGTGATGGCATGCAGTGTCCCCCGTCCCCTCTGCTCTTTGACCCCTCTGGAGCCCTTGAAGATCGTGCTGTCAAAGGTGTGGTCGAGGCCCCGCTAGATGCGCTGGCCCATGAAAAGTCGCTGcagccaggccgcccggcccagCTGACACAAACAGACAGAGGAAGCTCTTCTGGCCAAGTCTCCTCACCAGCTGTGGAGTCTCCTGCAGAACCACCATCGCAG GCTCAGCTGCAGGCAGCGGGGGGCAGGCCTGGCCCTGAGGAAGACAGGAAGCCGGAAGATGCTGCCCCTTCTCGGCCACGTGGAATGCCGGCAGCCTCCAATGGGAACCCAGACCCTACGTCCATCAGCTGA